The window ACTATTTGGAATATGAAAGAAAATGTAAACATTTTATTTGGCAGTTATTTTCAAACAGGTGAATAACACAAAATTACATCTTATTGTTTCTTTCCCTTCTTGCTGAAAACCGATGAAGTTTCACCACATATTTACATAGTGATTGAAGAAAAAGGCCCAGTTAACTACAtttgtctttcttttaaaaaaatacaatgccCAACAGCACTAGACTTGACATTTACAGATGAAGATACTGTGGTACTTTATTCTAGCAATCTTTGTTAAAGGCATTCGCAGACTGGAAGTAAGAGAATCATCATCATGCATTTAGTTCATTAGGTCCATTTTATCGCAGGAGAAAGTCTCATAACAGATTCCacactgtgagtgtgtgtgcgtgtcatGCGCTTCGGTCAACTATGATATGTTTATAAATCACTGTATTCCCTTTAAAACTGGAAGCAAAGAGAAAATCTTGTTTATCAACATAGATATGTGTAAAAGATCTTGGTGCTTGTATGTTTAATTCTTGAAACTTCACAAACTTGGATTTTCCTGCCTCCCAGTAATAAACTTGAGTAAAAGAATAATCACTTCCAAGAATAGCATATTGGTAGTTCATTATCTGAAGAGGTTGGAATACCATTGACCCTCTTGATGGCATACTTTGTAAATCCAGAAATTTTGAACCTTCCCATTTCATGACTTTGGAGTCACCAATGAATCTTGTTAGACAAACATAAATATTCTCTTTTACGGTGAAATGCTTTACAGAATAAACATCTTCCATATCAGGGATATCAATAGGCTCCATGAACTTGCTGGTTCCTTTGTTCCACGGATATATGACAGGGTGCTGAGAACTACTTGACAGGACCAAGTGAGGCTTGCCGGCAATTTCAAGGTATTCCACATCAGTATCTCTGTACCACTCATGTAAAGACTGATCAGAATAAAATCCATTTCCATTCCATTTGTAAACGGTGGTAATGCCAGCTTTTGAACTGTCGGCAATGGCAAAGTACCAATCTTTTGCAATTGTGAACGTTTCAATGTCATTGGGCTTGCGGATTTTGAGAATTTCAATATCCTGGATTTTTATAAATTTATTTGCATGAATGTCTCTTTTGTATATATGGGAGCCACCGAAGAGTTGGGCCACAATAATGTATAGGAGATTCTCGAGAATGACAGGCTTGCACACAACCACTGAAGTCCCTGCATAAAGAAAGATAAAAGAGGACATCAGGAGCTGGCTTTTTGATCAGGTAGCATAATGTTCGTAGGGATTATTAAAGATTCATACCTGTGATGTTGTCAAAATTCCTAAAAGTCCCTTCCACATGGTCCCATTGAAGAAAGATGCATTTTCCAGTAAAAGGCTGGGCAATCACTACATATTCATCATTCATGTATGAGAAAGTGTCGATTGATAGAGACTGATATGGCAGCTTTCGAAATACAACAAATTCTGGAAAAGTGCATAATGAAAGATGACATACATTCCTTTTTATGTAgagtattcattcattttttctttctttctttcat of the Hemicordylus capensis ecotype Gifberg chromosome 3, rHemCap1.1.pri, whole genome shotgun sequence genome contains:
- the LGI1 gene encoding leucine-rich glioma-inactivated protein 1 isoform X3, whose protein sequence is MTQSTLFTANTFDVISGDAFMGLPHLEYLFIENNNIKSLSNTSFRGLKSLIHLSLANNNLQTLPKDIFKGLDSLTNVDLRGNIFNCDCKLKWLVEWISRTNATVEDIYCESPPEYKKRKINSLSPNVFDCIITKFVVFRKLPYQSLSIDTFSYMNDEYVVIAQPFTGKCIFLQWDHVEGTFRNFDNITGTSVVVCKPVILENLLYIIVAQLFGGSHIYKRDIHANKFIKIQDIEILKIRKPNDIETFTIAKDWYFAIADSSKAGITTVYKWNGNGFYSDQSLHEWYRDTDVEYLEIAGKPHLVLSSSSQHPVIYPWNKGTSKFMEPIDIPDMEDVYSVKHFTVKENIYVCLTRFIGDSKVMKWEGSKFLDLQSMPSRGSMVFQPLQIMNYQYAILGSDYSFTQVYYWEAGKSKFVKFQELNIQAPRSFTHIYVDKQDFLFASSFKGNTVIYKHIIVDRSA
- the LGI1 gene encoding leucine-rich glioma-inactivated protein 1 isoform X4, whose protein sequence is MGLPHLEYLFIENNNIKSLSNTSFRGLKSLIHLSLANNNLQTLPKDIFKGLDSLTNVDLRGNIFNCDCKLKWLVEWISRTNATVEDIYCESPPEYKKRKINSLSPNVFDCIITKFVVFRKLPYQSLSIDTFSYMNDEYVVIAQPFTGKCIFLQWDHVEGTFRNFDNITGTSVVVCKPVILENLLYIIVAQLFGGSHIYKRDIHANKFIKIQDIEILKIRKPNDIETFTIAKDWYFAIADSSKAGITTVYKWNGNGFYSDQSLHEWYRDTDVEYLEIAGKPHLVLSSSSQHPVIYPWNKGTSKFMEPIDIPDMEDVYSVKHFTVKENIYVCLTRFIGDSKVMKWEGSKFLDLQSMPSRGSMVFQPLQIMNYQYAILGSDYSFTQVYYWEAGKSKFVKFQELNIQAPRSFTHIYVDKQDFLFASSFKGNTVIYKHIIVDRSA
- the LGI1 gene encoding leucine-rich glioma-inactivated protein 1 isoform X2 is translated as MNQRYFFSEHLVPVWKRIIERLFTANTFDVISGDAFMGLPHLEYLFIENNNIKSLSNTSFRGLKSLIHLSLANNNLQTLPKDIFKGLDSLTNVDLRGNIFNCDCKLKWLVEWISRTNATVEDIYCESPPEYKKRKINSLSPNVFDCIITKFVVFRKLPYQSLSIDTFSYMNDEYVVIAQPFTGKCIFLQWDHVEGTFRNFDNITGTSVVVCKPVILENLLYIIVAQLFGGSHIYKRDIHANKFIKIQDIEILKIRKPNDIETFTIAKDWYFAIADSSKAGITTVYKWNGNGFYSDQSLHEWYRDTDVEYLEIAGKPHLVLSSSSQHPVIYPWNKGTSKFMEPIDIPDMEDVYSVKHFTVKENIYVCLTRFIGDSKVMKWEGSKFLDLQSMPSRGSMVFQPLQIMNYQYAILGSDYSFTQVYYWEAGKSKFVKFQELNIQAPRSFTHIYVDKQDFLFASSFKGNTVIYKHIIVDRSA
- the LGI1 gene encoding leucine-rich glioma-inactivated protein 1 isoform X1 — encoded protein: MGNASKPFRRIASCLCLLSVLLLTEGSRPGKTTCPAWCTCTKDNALCENARSIPRSVPPDVTSLSFVRSAFTKIPEKSFVFSPSLQLLLFTANTFDVISGDAFMGLPHLEYLFIENNNIKSLSNTSFRGLKSLIHLSLANNNLQTLPKDIFKGLDSLTNVDLRGNIFNCDCKLKWLVEWISRTNATVEDIYCESPPEYKKRKINSLSPNVFDCIITKFVVFRKLPYQSLSIDTFSYMNDEYVVIAQPFTGKCIFLQWDHVEGTFRNFDNITGTSVVVCKPVILENLLYIIVAQLFGGSHIYKRDIHANKFIKIQDIEILKIRKPNDIETFTIAKDWYFAIADSSKAGITTVYKWNGNGFYSDQSLHEWYRDTDVEYLEIAGKPHLVLSSSSQHPVIYPWNKGTSKFMEPIDIPDMEDVYSVKHFTVKENIYVCLTRFIGDSKVMKWEGSKFLDLQSMPSRGSMVFQPLQIMNYQYAILGSDYSFTQVYYWEAGKSKFVKFQELNIQAPRSFTHIYVDKQDFLFASSFKGNTVIYKHIIVDRSA